The region CTAATTTTGCTTTTTATAAAAAGTTAACATTTGATATTTTTCGCTATATTTCAGCGTTATCTCTTTTTTTAAAAAAAACAATTGTCAAAGTCAGGTGAAAAATTCGAAAAAATTGGTAAAGAATTAAATATTATCAAATAAAAGGCTGGGATAATTCCCAGCCTTTTATTCTTTTAAATTATTTTTATTTTTTTTCTACATAGGAAAGAGAAATATAACTAACTATAAACGATACTACTGTAAACAATAAAATTACATATATATCTTTCACAACTAAAGAGAGATTATAATTCAATAATGCCACTTTTCTTAATGAATCTATAGAATATTTTATAGGCAGAATATACGACCATTTATACCACATTGAATCTTTTGGAATTGAAATTAAAACATCTCCAAAAAGAACCATTGTTCCAATAAAAATAGCCAATAAAAATGTTGTTGTTCTTGTTGTTTTTGAAAGAGAAGCAATTAACAATCCAAATGTTGCAAACATTAAAACATTCAAAATTATCAAAATCATCATATATATTTCTTTACCAGCAAAATTACTTCCAAAATATTTGAATACATAAAAAGTAATAATACTCGATATTAATCCTAAAAGCACATAAGTTAACAACTTATATATTGAAAATTCCCAAATTTTTAATCCGTTTGCTCTATATATATCAAGTAATCCATTTTCTTTTGTTTGAGAAACAGAAATACCTATACCTCCCATTGAAAAAATAAGTACTAAGACCAATATAGTTGAAGGGGCTAACATATCTTGGAAATCTAAAGATGCATTTTTTATATTTGTTAAACTTCCATCATTAATATTAGGTATTTGTATCTCAATATCTGGAGGGTTTCTGTTTTTATCAACTGAAATCCCACCTTTCAATAAAAACTGCGTGGTTGACCCTGCAGAAATTTCAGGAATACCTGAAAGTTCATTAAACAATGCTTTTACAACAGTATATATTGCTACACTACTGCTTAAGTCATTAGGATTAGGTACCAAAATAAGCTTTGTATCCTTATAATTTTTTAAATCATTCATAAAACCTTTGGGAACTATCAAAATTGAATCATATTCATTACTTTTTATTGCATCTATTAATTCAGCATGAGAAGTTATTTGAACTGCATCTTTCCATTTAAAAAATTGGCTTAAAAAAAGAAATCCGAATTTTCCTAAAAAAGAATTATCTTCATTATAAACAGCAATTTTGTAATCTGATAACATATTTTCAGGGAATAAATTCGAACCCAAATAAGATAACAAAAAAGGCACAATTATCAACGCAAATAAAAAACCTTTGTTTCTAAAAATCTTAAGTAATTCATATTTCATCAATGAGAGTATCTTCATTTAATCACCCCTATTTTCTAAATCTTTATATATTCTATCAAAAAAATTAAA is a window of Marinitoga hydrogenitolerans DSM 16785 DNA encoding:
- a CDS encoding ABC transporter permease, which translates into the protein MKILSLMKYELLKIFRNKGFLFALIIVPFLLSYLGSNLFPENMLSDYKIAVYNEDNSFLGKFGFLFLSQFFKWKDAVQITSHAELIDAIKSNEYDSILIVPKGFMNDLKNYKDTKLILVPNPNDLSSSVAIYTVVKALFNELSGIPEISAGSTTQFLLKGGISVDKNRNPPDIEIQIPNINDGSLTNIKNASLDFQDMLAPSTILVLVLIFSMGGIGISVSQTKENGLLDIYRANGLKIWEFSIYKLLTYVLLGLISSIITFYVFKYFGSNFAGKEIYMMILIILNVLMFATFGLLIASLSKTTRTTTFLLAIFIGTMVLFGDVLISIPKDSMWYKWSYILPIKYSIDSLRKVALLNYNLSLVVKDIYVILLFTVVSFIVSYISLSYVEKK